The following coding sequences lie in one Halorarum halophilum genomic window:
- a CDS encoding UPF0058 family protein: MRKNELIHLHALLDCVRTNLDERGEREGSTDRMREYEALGVRPMTVRATRREHEEATLALARALGGSLDDPGGTEGHPEEDEADRSEGPGEPERQPA; encoded by the coding sequence ATGCGAAAGAACGAACTCATCCACCTCCACGCGCTCCTGGACTGCGTCCGGACGAACCTCGACGAGCGCGGGGAGCGGGAGGGGTCGACGGACCGAATGAGGGAGTACGAGGCGCTCGGCGTCAGGCCGATGACGGTCAGGGCGACCCGCCGGGAACACGAGGAGGCGACCCTGGCGCTCGCGCGGGCGCTCGGGGGATCGCTCGACGACCCGGGCGGGACCGAGGGACACCCGGAGGAGGACGAGGCGGACCGGTCGGAGGGTCCCGGCGAACCCGAACGCCAGCCGGCCTGA
- a CDS encoding FAD-dependent oxidoreductase, which yields MSDPFVVVGGDAAGLSAASKCARESERDVVVFERGRWVSYAHCGTPYYVKGEVDDLVDLTSLSPAEIEERGIDLRRDHEVIGIDTEGRTVTVRGGGAEFEQPYGDLLVATGATAAVPFPGVELAGAFTLHHMDSAAAIRAFLEEPGSVDPATVGDGFTDEALVRRYAERDPPERAVIVGGGYVGVELAEAFSAWDLNVHVFQRGERLLKPFGEAVGDAVATELRERGVTLHLDTPVERLRGDGELEAVVCGDEELETTLAVVGVGVEPASDLAAEAGIDLGASGAVAVDEYGETSADNVYAAGDCAEDTNAVTGESAWVPLGLTANRAGRAIGATVAGDPTPVGNVAGTAVVKAFEQECGRVGIIDHDHAREAGFEPVSETITAGSRSGYYPGNADTTVTLCADRESGRLLGGAIVGTDRAAVRIDTVATALEAGMTVAEVERLDLAYAPPFSPVWDPVLVAAKVLNGTLEDG from the coding sequence ATGTCCGATCCGTTCGTCGTCGTCGGAGGGGACGCGGCCGGGCTCAGCGCGGCCAGCAAGTGCGCCCGCGAGTCCGAGCGGGACGTCGTCGTGTTCGAGCGCGGCCGCTGGGTCTCCTACGCCCACTGCGGCACGCCGTACTACGTGAAGGGCGAGGTCGACGACCTCGTCGACCTCACGTCGCTCTCCCCCGCTGAGATCGAGGAGCGCGGGATCGACCTCCGCCGGGACCACGAGGTGATCGGGATCGACACGGAGGGGAGGACCGTGACGGTCCGCGGCGGGGGTGCGGAGTTCGAGCAGCCCTACGGTGACCTCCTCGTGGCGACCGGCGCGACCGCGGCGGTCCCGTTCCCCGGGGTTGAACTCGCGGGGGCGTTCACGCTCCACCACATGGACTCCGCGGCGGCGATCCGCGCGTTCCTGGAGGAGCCCGGGAGCGTCGACCCGGCCACGGTCGGCGACGGCTTCACCGACGAGGCGCTGGTGCGGCGGTATGCCGAGCGCGACCCGCCCGAACGTGCCGTCATCGTCGGCGGCGGCTACGTGGGCGTCGAACTTGCTGAGGCGTTCTCCGCCTGGGATCTCAACGTCCACGTCTTCCAGCGCGGCGAGCGGCTGCTCAAGCCGTTCGGCGAGGCGGTCGGCGACGCCGTCGCGACGGAACTCCGCGAGCGGGGCGTCACGCTCCACCTCGACACGCCGGTCGAGCGGCTCCGCGGCGACGGGGAACTGGAGGCGGTCGTCTGCGGCGACGAGGAGCTGGAGACGACACTCGCCGTCGTCGGGGTCGGGGTCGAACCGGCGTCGGACCTCGCGGCCGAGGCGGGGATCGACCTCGGCGCGTCGGGCGCCGTCGCGGTCGACGAGTACGGCGAGACGTCCGCCGACAACGTCTACGCGGCCGGCGACTGCGCCGAGGACACCAACGCCGTAACGGGCGAATCGGCCTGGGTCCCGCTCGGCCTGACGGCGAACCGAGCGGGTCGGGCCATCGGCGCGACCGTCGCGGGCGACCCGACGCCGGTCGGGAACGTCGCCGGCACGGCGGTCGTGAAGGCGTTCGAGCAGGAGTGCGGGCGCGTCGGTATCATCGACCACGACCACGCCCGCGAGGCCGGGTTCGAACCGGTGAGCGAGACGATCACCGCCGGCTCGCGGTCGGGGTACTACCCCGGCAACGCCGACACGACCGTGACGCTGTGTGCCGACCGAGAGTCCGGCCGGCTACTCGGCGGCGCCATCGTCGGCACCGACCGCGCGGCGGTGCGCATCGACACGGTCGCGACGGCACTGGAGGCGGGGATGACCGTGGCCGAGGTGGAACGGCTCGACCTCGCGTACGCGCCGCCGTTCTCCCCCGTCTGGGACCCGGTGCTCGTCGCCGCAAAGGTGCTGAACGGGACGCTCGAGGACGGGTGA